From a single Aquificaceae bacterium genomic region:
- a CDS encoding flagellar hook protein FlgE has product MMRSFFNAVTGMNAYRTWMDITADNMANVNTIGFKGSRPIFQDVISSVTIGLNTVTNTVKSTTYGAGVLVDSTQKLWTIGNFKQTGINTDLAIQGRGLFIIKDPISGTNYYTRDGQFRLSRDGYMVNSGGLKLQGFRVDERGRTVGTGLEDIHVIPQLPPKATGQIKFLGPTNLNADAGVPAATFDPNDPASYNYKYTITIYDSLGTPYQADLFFRKSGTNTWDIYLRADIDPNNPGYELSGDWTGVQFDASGKLIYDGTVVTREPSPDGKSFYYYLDPGGLTVPATTPSGGTFPANTDWRIYVGESLQSVTVNNGDPIPNSYVTQYSADFLVTADQNGYAKGDLVDVYVLSEDGAVVGVYSNGKSLPLYRVAVAVFSDPEELTKKGSNLYTSISTPTIMTPGGAEKVRSGMLEMSNVDIAAEFINLISAQRAYQANTRVITSSNAVLDDTINLVR; this is encoded by the coding sequence ATGATGAGGAGCTTTTTCAACGCAGTAACAGGAATGAACGCCTACAGGACATGGATGGACATAACCGCCGACAACATGGCAAACGTAAATACCATAGGCTTCAAGGGAAGCAGGCCCATCTTTCAGGATGTGATATCCTCCGTTACCATAGGACTCAACACTGTAACCAACACGGTAAAATCAACCACCTACGGAGCAGGTGTTCTGGTTGACAGCACGCAAAAGCTCTGGACCATAGGCAACTTTAAACAGACGGGCATAAACACAGACCTTGCCATACAGGGCAGAGGGCTTTTCATAATAAAAGACCCCATCTCCGGAACTAATTACTATACGAGGGATGGTCAGTTCAGGCTCAGCAGGGATGGATACATGGTAAACTCAGGCGGTCTTAAACTGCAGGGCTTCAGAGTTGATGAGAGGGGCAGAACCGTAGGAACAGGGCTTGAGGATATTCATGTGATACCTCAGCTTCCTCCCAAGGCAACTGGTCAGATAAAGTTCCTTGGTCCCACCAACCTGAACGCAGACGCTGGAGTTCCTGCTGCCACCTTTGACCCCAACGACCCGGCAAGCTACAACTACAAATACACCATAACCATATACGACAGCCTTGGCACACCCTATCAGGCTGACCTCTTTTTCAGAAAGAGCGGGACAAATACATGGGACATATACCTGAGAGCGGACATTGACCCCAACAATCCTGGCTACGAACTCTCTGGTGACTGGACGGGTGTTCAGTTTGATGCCTCTGGTAAGTTAATCTACGATGGAACGGTGGTCACAAGGGAACCGTCTCCCGATGGAAAAAGTTTCTACTACTACCTTGACCCGGGTGGTCTCACCGTGCCTGCAACCACGCCCAGCGGTGGCACCTTTCCTGCAAACACTGACTGGAGAATATACGTAGGTGAGTCCCTTCAGTCTGTGACAGTGAATAATGGAGACCCAATTCCCAATTCATACGTAACCCAGTATTCTGCAGACTTTCTTGTCACAGCAGACCAGAACGGCTATGCAAAAGGGGACCTTGTGGATGTGTACGTTCTCTCTGAAGATGGTGCCGTCGTGGGTGTTTATTCCAACGGTAAATCCCTGCCTCTTTACAGGGTTGCTGTGGCTGTTTTTTCTGACCCTGAAGAGCTTACAAAGAAAGGCTCAAACCTGTATACCTCCATATCCACGCCCACCATAATGACACCTGGTGGTGCGGAGAAGGTGAGGTCTGGCATGTTAGAGATGTCCAACGTGGATATAGCCGCAGAATTCATAAATCTCATATCCGCCCAGAGGGCCTATCAGGCAAACACAAGGGTGATAACTTCTTCCAATGCAGTGCTTGATGATACAATAAACCTGGTAAGGTAA
- a CDS encoding flagellar hook capping FlgD N-terminal domain-containing protein translates to MKNTREGRKVAEFRATDPYHIKPPEPKVLPKNYTQGVDNLSSDDFLKIYMETLKYQDPFQPQDLSKMLEDMTRLNQVKYMNDMRSFMEGLKGWFNQITLLSGLNLIGKEFVFSTDRVDTLKGGQYYLLSSEEMKGITMKVMDGDEVVKELQIDIKKGLNPLDLSGLPKGQFGIKLYKNGLPLEGVSLGIMGRVKSVSVSGGELLFELENGELVSPSRLIYAGGM, encoded by the coding sequence ATGAAAAACACAAGGGAGGGAAGAAAGGTGGCGGAGTTTAGAGCTACAGACCCCTACCATATAAAGCCCCCAGAACCAAAAGTTCTGCCCAAAAACTACACTCAGGGCGTTGATAATCTTTCTTCCGATGATTTCCTGAAAATATACATGGAAACCCTCAAATATCAGGACCCTTTCCAGCCTCAGGACCTTTCAAAGATGCTTGAAGACATGACAAGGCTCAATCAGGTCAAATACATGAACGACATGAGGAGTTTTATGGAGGGTCTTAAGGGATGGTTCAACCAGATAACCCTTCTTTCAGGCCTCAACTTGATAGGTAAAGAGTTTGTCTTCTCCACTGACAGGGTAGACACTCTGAAGGGCGGTCAGTATTATCTTCTGTCCTCTGAGGAAATGAAAGGAATTACCATGAAAGTTATGGATGGGGATGAGGTGGTAAAGGAGCTTCAGATAGACATAAAAAAGGGACTGAACCCTCTTGACCTAAGCGGACTGCCAAAGGGTCAGTTCGGCATAAAGCTTTATAAGAATGGTCTACCCCTTGAAGGGGTCAGCCTTGGCATTATGGGTAGAGTGAAGTCTGTCAGTGTTTCTGGGGGTGAGCTCCTTTTTGAGCTTGAAAATGGCGAGCTTGTATCTCCTTCAAGACTAATATATGCAGGAGGGATGTGA
- a CDS encoding AbrB/MazE/SpoVT family DNA-binding domain-containing protein, with the protein MDEVAKIMARGLLALPSDVRKRLGLKEGDLVRIEVKDDQLIIRKEQRVYDLKGSLQSQHTQQKTFAQILAEEYEKHKGGKKGGGV; encoded by the coding sequence ATGGACGAGGTAGCCAAAATAATGGCAAGAGGTCTGCTGGCATTGCCCAGCGATGTGAGAAAGAGGCTGGGTCTAAAGGAAGGGGACCTGGTAAGGATTGAAGTTAAGGACGACCAGCTCATAATAAGGAAGGAACAGAGGGTCTACGACCTCAAAGGTAGCCTTCAATCACAGCATACCCAGCAGAAAACCTTTGCCCAGATACTGGCGGAGGAGTATGAAAAACACAAGGGAGGGAAGAAAGGTGGCGGAGTTTAG
- a CDS encoding dehydrogenase, whose amino-acid sequence MSLQPTGIPLTVKEFDRQKVGFCAGCGCGCGYILYEREGKIVDLYGHPADPRGMGSLCTKGITYIQEIPGNQMRLRGIFMKKEEEFTPIEYTQALEILKEKLLKGKTAFLLGRQTGLEEYILAKKVSEDVFVDAPVVDFMPSTLEPTQWKKVRFILSVDAEPVFSEVMATRWLVDAVEGGAYIFCLSSRYETLCAKARERLLVKPDIMMQFLQSLLSPEKGDEKVEFVKKSLFLMRGSLVLVGAHLLNSPFRKVLLNLLSGLRRKFGVHYSFVGDVMPFPAKSLEEFFERFEEFENLLVIGNLFRYLKEEHLKALHKKFVVSFQVFPNITANYSDLLFAMKLFHEREFVNYRHGFGYLVYSPRTLQQEGVYAPYSVLEDIFETGVSPENFLREYGVDYQKLMAEGEAALKMEEISTIETEGQQIQKGDVFLYTDSTLVEDMGHWNPWTHEMERLQRAYVNPHTAKRLGVRENIEIGGVSFELLTTENVAEGVIFVPSEYEEFQPFDPGHRVGAFLKRPFYRYEVLP is encoded by the coding sequence ATGAGCCTTCAGCCCACAGGAATACCTCTTACGGTAAAGGAATTTGACAGACAGAAGGTAGGCTTCTGTGCAGGCTGTGGATGCGGCTGCGGATACATACTTTACGAAAGAGAAGGCAAAATCGTAGACCTTTACGGCCACCCAGCAGACCCGAGAGGAATGGGAAGTCTCTGCACCAAGGGAATAACATACATACAGGAAATACCCGGCAATCAAATGAGGTTAAGGGGGATATTCATGAAAAAAGAGGAGGAGTTTACCCCTATTGAATATACCCAGGCTCTTGAAATTCTCAAAGAAAAACTTCTGAAAGGTAAAACTGCCTTTCTGCTTGGAAGGCAGACAGGGCTTGAGGAATATATTCTGGCAAAGAAAGTTTCAGAAGATGTTTTTGTTGATGCACCTGTTGTGGACTTTATGCCTTCCACTCTTGAGCCCACCCAGTGGAAGAAGGTAAGGTTCATACTATCTGTTGACGCTGAGCCAGTTTTCTCAGAAGTGATGGCAACGCGCTGGCTTGTGGATGCTGTGGAGGGTGGAGCATACATTTTCTGCCTCTCCAGCAGATATGAAACCCTGTGCGCAAAGGCAAGGGAAAGGCTCCTTGTGAAGCCAGATATTATGATGCAGTTCCTGCAGTCCCTTCTCAGTCCAGAGAAGGGTGATGAGAAAGTGGAATTTGTGAAAAAAAGCCTGTTTCTTATGAGGGGTTCTCTGGTTCTTGTAGGGGCACATCTTCTCAATTCTCCCTTCAGAAAAGTTCTTCTTAACTTACTTTCAGGGCTTAGACGCAAGTTTGGCGTGCATTACAGCTTTGTGGGAGATGTGATGCCCTTCCCGGCAAAATCCCTTGAGGAGTTTTTTGAAAGGTTTGAAGAATTTGAAAACCTGCTTGTGATAGGAAATCTCTTCAGATACTTAAAGGAAGAGCATCTGAAGGCACTTCATAAGAAGTTTGTGGTAAGCTTCCAGGTTTTTCCCAACATAACAGCTAACTACTCAGACCTGCTCTTTGCAATGAAGCTCTTTCATGAGAGAGAATTTGTAAACTACAGGCATGGCTTTGGATACCTTGTATATTCGCCCAGGACACTCCAGCAGGAAGGGGTTTACGCCCCCTACAGTGTGCTTGAAGATATTTTTGAAACAGGCGTAAGCCCTGAAAACTTCCTCAGAGAATACGGCGTTGATTACCAAAAACTCATGGCAGAAGGTGAAGCAGCTCTTAAGATGGAGGAAATAAGCACCATAGAGACCGAAGGTCAACAGATACAGAAGGGAGATGTTTTCCTCTACACGGACAGCACCCTTGTGGAAGACATGGGGCACTGGAATCCATGGACTCATGAGATGGAAAGGCTCCAGAGGGCTTATGTAAACCCCCATACGGCAAAAAGGCTGGGTGTGCGCGAAAACATAGAGATTGGGGGTGTCAGCTTTGAACTACTAACTACAGAAAACGTGGCAGAGGGCGTGATTTTTGTCCCTTCTGAATATGAGGAGTTTCAGCCCTTTGACCCGGGTCACAGGGTGGGGGCCTTTTTGAAAAGACCCTTCTACAGGTATGAGGTCCTCCCATGA
- a CDS encoding nicotinamide-nucleotide amidohydrolase family protein produces MMVGLCEDPVEFEGFLVRTIGLKDLEGYRFRRWAGGVDFFLRSEEELKLFMEKYGDFVYALGKESMEEVVGRLLREKGLKLATAESCTGGLLSARIVNVAGSSHYFVGGFVVYANELKTKLLGVEEGSIKRHGAVSEEVCRQMAVGALEETDADVALAITGISGPGGGTADKPVGLTFIALATDREVVVKKFVFEAGRNENRLMATQWALEVLRQYLLKGV; encoded by the coding sequence ATGATGGTAGGATTGTGCGAGGACCCTGTTGAGTTTGAAGGCTTTCTGGTAAGGACCATAGGTCTGAAGGACCTTGAAGGATACAGATTCAGGAGATGGGCTGGCGGAGTTGATTTTTTCCTCAGGAGTGAGGAAGAGCTAAAGCTTTTTATGGAAAAATACGGGGACTTTGTCTACGCCCTTGGAAAAGAGAGCATGGAAGAAGTTGTGGGAAGACTCCTAAGAGAAAAAGGGTTGAAGCTTGCCACAGCAGAAAGCTGCACCGGAGGACTTCTCTCTGCAAGAATCGTAAACGTTGCAGGCTCTTCCCATTACTTTGTGGGTGGTTTTGTGGTTTATGCCAACGAACTGAAGACAAAGCTGCTTGGAGTTGAAGAAGGCTCTATAAAAAGGCATGGCGCCGTATCGGAGGAGGTTTGTAGACAGATGGCAGTAGGTGCCCTTGAGGAAACCGATGCAGACGTGGCTCTTGCCATAACGGGCATATCTGGACCGGGGGGTGGCACGGCGGATAAGCCTGTGGGACTCACCTTTATAGCTCTTGCCACAGACAGGGAGGTTGTAGTCAAAAAGTTTGTCTTTGAAGCCGGAAGGAATGAGAACCGTCTCATGGCTACCCAGTGGGCCCTTGAGGTGCTGAGGCAATATCTTCTAAAGGGGGTTTAA
- the lpxA gene encoding acyl-ACP--UDP-N-acetylglucosamine O-acyltransferase — MAKVHSTAIVKGEVELGADVEVGPYTIIEGKIIIGEGTRIGARVSIRGKVSIGSGCRIYDGAIIGEEPQHLRYAGEESEVVVGNNVIIREYATIHRGTAIDKMKTLIEDDVMLMAYAHVAHDCIVRRGVIMANCATLGGHAEVGEYAFIGGLSAVHQWARVGAYAMVGGLSGVSLDVPPFTRASGQHAHLYGINTVGLERRGFPKDVITALKRAYRILFRSGMLKGEAVELILKEYGEYEEVRRLAEFIRTSKRGTARDAGRG; from the coding sequence ATGGCAAAGGTGCATTCTACAGCCATAGTAAAGGGAGAGGTAGAGCTGGGAGCAGATGTGGAGGTGGGTCCCTACACCATAATAGAAGGTAAAATAATAATAGGTGAGGGCACAAGGATAGGTGCAAGGGTCTCCATAAGGGGGAAGGTCTCTATAGGCTCAGGTTGCAGGATTTATGACGGAGCAATCATTGGGGAAGAGCCACAACATCTGAGGTATGCTGGGGAAGAGAGCGAGGTGGTTGTGGGAAACAATGTGATAATAAGAGAATACGCAACAATTCACAGAGGGACGGCCATAGACAAGATGAAAACGCTCATTGAAGACGATGTTATGCTCATGGCTTATGCCCACGTAGCCCATGACTGTATCGTCCGCAGGGGTGTTATAATGGCAAACTGTGCCACTCTGGGGGGTCATGCGGAGGTGGGAGAGTATGCCTTCATAGGGGGGCTTTCTGCCGTTCACCAGTGGGCAAGGGTTGGAGCCTATGCTATGGTTGGCGGGCTCTCTGGTGTATCCCTTGATGTCCCACCCTTTACAAGAGCCTCGGGCCAGCACGCCCATCTGTATGGTATAAACACGGTTGGGCTTGAAAGAAGGGGGTTTCCAAAGGATGTAATCACCGCCCTCAAAAGGGCATACAGAATTCTCTTCAGAAGCGGTATGCTCAAAGGGGAGGCAGTGGAGTTAATCCTCAAGGAGTATGGCGAGTATGAGGAGGTAAGAAGGCTGGCGGAGTTCATAAGAACTTCGAAGAGGGGCACAGCAAGAGACGCCGGAAGGGGGTAA
- the glmU gene encoding bifunctional UDP-N-acetylglucosamine diphosphorylase/glucosamine-1-phosphate N-acetyltransferase GlmU, with the protein MRALVLSAGLGTRFKSEKPKVMHTILGKPMLWYVLKTLKELNLSEIALVVGYRAEDIKSYFGDAYRYFYQSNPKGGTGDAVLSGIDFWRDYEGYLLVINGDAPLIRPQTLKNMQRYIHMVEEYEGIKLSALLLSAQLPDPTGYGRVVKDQQGSVIRVVEEKDASFEEKLIREINGGVYIFYCPHLLETLFRVSPSPATGEVYLTEVFNLMHQQGYVVRSFMAEDPAEAMGVNNRWELAIAENVIRLRILQGWAEKGNTLHQPESLWIEPDVVLEGEVEIHPDVMLRGNTRLGRGVVVGKGSLLENSVVEENAVIEAYSIIRSSHIKSGALVGPFAHIRENSLIGKESHIGNFVEVKKSFVGERVRAKHLAYIGDATLEEDVNVGAGVVFANFDGKKKHPSYVSAGAFIGSNSLIIAPVRIGSYSFVAGGSIISRDVPDNDLAISRPRLRILKGKGREKLVD; encoded by the coding sequence ATGCGAGCCCTTGTTCTTTCAGCAGGTCTTGGAACGCGTTTTAAAAGCGAAAAGCCAAAGGTCATGCATACCATACTTGGAAAGCCCATGCTCTGGTATGTGCTGAAGACCCTGAAAGAGCTCAATCTTTCAGAGATTGCTCTTGTGGTAGGATACAGAGCTGAGGACATAAAGTCATACTTTGGAGATGCTTACAGATACTTTTATCAGTCAAATCCAAAGGGAGGCACGGGAGATGCAGTGCTTTCTGGAATAGACTTCTGGAGAGATTATGAAGGCTATCTTCTTGTAATAAACGGTGATGCCCCGCTTATAAGACCACAGACTCTTAAGAACATGCAGAGATATATACACATGGTGGAGGAATACGAGGGCATAAAGTTAAGTGCCCTTCTGCTCTCCGCACAGCTTCCAGACCCAACAGGCTATGGCAGGGTGGTAAAGGACCAGCAAGGAAGTGTGATAAGGGTGGTAGAGGAAAAGGATGCCAGTTTTGAAGAGAAGCTCATAAGAGAGATAAACGGAGGGGTCTACATATTTTACTGCCCACATCTTCTTGAAACCCTTTTCAGGGTGAGTCCCAGCCCTGCAACTGGTGAGGTATATCTGACAGAGGTTTTTAATCTCATGCACCAGCAGGGATATGTGGTAAGGAGCTTTATGGCAGAGGACCCCGCTGAGGCAATGGGGGTTAACAACAGATGGGAGCTGGCAATAGCGGAGAATGTGATAAGGCTTAGAATACTTCAGGGGTGGGCAGAAAAGGGCAATACGCTCCATCAGCCCGAGAGCCTCTGGATTGAGCCTGATGTGGTGCTGGAGGGAGAAGTGGAAATACACCCGGATGTTATGCTCAGGGGGAACACGAGACTTGGCAGGGGTGTTGTGGTGGGGAAAGGGAGCTTGCTTGAGAACTCTGTGGTGGAAGAGAATGCAGTAATAGAAGCCTATTCTATAATCAGGAGTTCACACATAAAATCGGGGGCCCTTGTGGGGCCCTTTGCCCACATCAGGGAAAACAGCCTTATAGGGAAAGAGAGCCACATTGGAAACTTTGTGGAAGTTAAAAAATCCTTTGTTGGGGAGAGGGTAAGGGCAAAGCACCTTGCCTACATAGGCGACGCAACCCTTGAAGAGGATGTGAACGTGGGAGCGGGGGTTGTCTTTGCCAACTTTGACGGAAAGAAGAAGCATCCCAGCTATGTGAGCGCGGGGGCCTTCATAGGCAGCAACTCTCTTATAATCGCGCCTGTTAGGATAGGGAGCTACTCCTTCGTGGCTGGAGGTTCTATAATAAGCAGGGATGTGCCCGACAATGACCTTGCCATAAGCAGACCAAGGCTCAGGATTCTCAAGGGTAAGGGCAGAGAAAAACTTGTTGACTGA
- a CDS encoding Crp/Fnr family transcriptional regulator, producing the protein MAKEAFREGQAQDLKLEMLRKVHIFEDLSEDELRDALKYMQVRDFRRNEYLFFEEEAEPGVYILIDGLIKLLKETHDARIVIVRLVYPGDIFGWIEWGKKVPRNTYTAKAMVESKTLYISNKDFINLSIKHPAIAIKMTCEATATLLHSYETLKSIAGGKVEERIARVLLEIADRIGKKYEDVIVIDAPLTRLDIAEMTGTTVETTIRVMSKWKKQGIINAERGYIEIIKRRELERLAV; encoded by the coding sequence ATGGCAAAAGAGGCTTTTAGAGAAGGGCAGGCTCAGGACCTAAAGCTGGAAATGCTCAGAAAGGTTCACATCTTTGAAGACCTGTCAGAGGATGAACTCAGGGATGCTCTGAAATACATGCAGGTAAGGGACTTCAGAAGAAACGAATACCTTTTCTTTGAAGAAGAGGCGGAGCCTGGTGTTTATATCCTCATAGATGGTCTTATAAAGCTCCTGAAGGAGACCCATGACGCAAGGATTGTTATAGTGAGGCTTGTGTATCCTGGAGATATATTTGGCTGGATTGAGTGGGGGAAAAAGGTGCCCAGAAACACATACACTGCCAAGGCAATGGTGGAGAGCAAAACTCTTTACATTTCCAACAAGGACTTTATAAACCTCTCCATAAAACATCCGGCCATTGCCATAAAGATGACCTGTGAGGCTACTGCCACCCTTCTTCACAGCTACGAGACCCTCAAGAGCATAGCAGGAGGTAAGGTAGAAGAGAGGATTGCAAGAGTCCTCCTTGAGATAGCGGACAGAATAGGCAAGAAATACGAGGATGTTATCGTAATAGACGCACCTCTTACAAGGCTTGACATAGCGGAGATGACAGGAACAACTGTGGAGACCACCATAAGGGTCATGAGCAAGTGGAAAAAGCAGGGTATAATAAACGCAGAACGGGGATACATTGAGATAATAAAGAGAAGGGAGCTGGAAAGGCTTGCAGTATGA
- a CDS encoding aminopeptidase produces the protein MHEEYIYRLYRVNMNLREEESLLLLTDTEKDYLVELMDEFVSVAEGLTRRVKHFVYPSLKGHGKEPPEEVWRLAFGERAVEELKKNRLLERVLLKEEYSEPEVMHILRTYSEDVPHVVVAFPYYSTTHTFFRKALTEGFGCRYASMPLFEPHMFTGPMQVDWNYVASLSIDVADMLSEAEWVHVEGEGTDMEFSVKERRAIADTGLFHLKGQYGNLPAGEAFVAPIENSAFGRLTITYGPDRRLERPITLKFRNGCVEEIEGFEPYRYYLEEVFKTYDNARIIAEFGVGTNPGARRPDNVLEAEKILGTVHIAIGDNHTFGGTNRVSFHTDYVVFEPQVTIGGKGWQKRLLEKGRLRT, from the coding sequence ATGCACGAGGAGTATATTTACAGGCTTTACAGGGTGAATATGAACCTGAGGGAAGAGGAATCGCTTCTTCTTCTTACGGATACAGAGAAAGACTACCTTGTGGAGCTTATGGATGAATTTGTCAGCGTGGCAGAGGGTTTAACCAGAAGGGTAAAACACTTCGTCTATCCTTCCCTGAAAGGTCATGGTAAGGAACCGCCTGAGGAGGTCTGGAGGCTTGCCTTTGGAGAGAGAGCGGTGGAGGAGCTCAAAAAAAACCGTCTTCTTGAAAGAGTTCTTCTAAAGGAAGAATACTCAGAACCCGAGGTTATGCACATACTCAGGACCTATTCAGAGGATGTGCCCCATGTGGTGGTTGCCTTCCCCTACTATTCAACTACCCATACCTTTTTCAGAAAAGCTCTCACAGAAGGCTTTGGCTGTAGATACGCAAGCATGCCCCTCTTTGAACCGCATATGTTCACAGGTCCAATGCAGGTTGACTGGAATTATGTGGCCAGTCTGAGCATTGATGTGGCGGACATGCTCTCAGAGGCGGAGTGGGTCCATGTGGAAGGTGAAGGGACGGACATGGAATTCTCTGTAAAGGAAAGAAGGGCGATAGCGGATACTGGGCTTTTCCACCTCAAAGGTCAGTATGGAAACCTGCCTGCCGGTGAGGCCTTTGTTGCACCCATTGAAAACTCAGCCTTTGGAAGGCTAACCATAACCTACGGTCCTGACAGGAGGCTTGAAAGACCCATCACACTAAAGTTCAGAAATGGCTGTGTGGAAGAGATTGAAGGCTTTGAGCCATACAGATATTACCTTGAGGAAGTTTTCAAAACCTACGATAACGCTCGTATAATTGCAGAGTTTGGTGTTGGGACAAATCCTGGCGCAAGAAGGCCAGACAATGTGCTAGAAGCTGAAAAGATTCTGGGCACGGTGCATATAGCCATAGGTGACAACCACACCTTTGGAGGAACAAACAGAGTTTCCTTTCACACCGATTATGTAGTATTTGAACCACAAGTAACCATAGGAGGTAAGGGATGGCAAAAGAGGCTTTTAGAGAAGGGCAGGCTCAGGACCTAA
- a CDS encoding MlaD family protein, which produces MKISSEAKVGFLVLVFSLGFAFLILTFGEVPFFRPAVKTYRVYFDNVAGLSVGAEVRVAGIKSGKVRSVALREGKVEVVFELQKDIPIYRDAQAEIGTLGLMGDKYLNIYPGNPQAGVLQEGQVISRTLGYADTDLLIKQMTDASEALKLMVENFQLILSENREDIRKVVQNLEVLTHNLNLIALENREALRGAIQNINSLAYNLNRTLPQTIESIDRLARNLDAIASENRQDIRETVANLRRLSDDLKITLPELSRNMNELSKNLNALVVENRQDIRSTTSNLSELTASLRESSERLNRIIAHIERGEGTLGKLIKDEELYRNVTSGVRVLGKTGEVAERTNLHIGFRGELYRGGDSKGVLTLKLQPDNEKYYLLEVVGDSRGRVYKEEILPNQWIVKKEFKPEVTLQYARIFPLFGRELVLRGGLKESTGGIGADLVYSERLTFTSDLWDFGRKDRPQDKDLKPNLQVGVNYRVSGPLYVRFGGDDLLNSKLRGVFGGAGLMFTDNDLKYLLGGLRLPLP; this is translated from the coding sequence ATGAAGATTTCCAGCGAAGCCAAGGTGGGTTTTCTGGTCCTCGTATTTTCCCTTGGCTTTGCCTTTCTTATACTTACCTTTGGAGAGGTGCCCTTTTTCAGGCCTGCGGTAAAGACCTACAGAGTCTACTTTGACAACGTGGCGGGGCTGAGCGTGGGTGCAGAGGTAAGGGTGGCGGGTATAAAGAGCGGAAAGGTCAGGTCTGTGGCTCTCAGAGAGGGTAAGGTGGAGGTGGTTTTTGAGCTTCAGAAAGACATCCCTATCTACAGGGATGCTCAGGCGGAGATAGGAACGCTGGGTCTCATGGGAGACAAATACCTGAACATATACCCGGGAAATCCGCAGGCAGGTGTGCTTCAGGAGGGTCAGGTTATAAGCAGAACCCTTGGCTATGCGGATACGGACCTTCTTATAAAGCAGATGACAGACGCCTCCGAGGCTCTGAAGCTTATGGTGGAAAACTTCCAGCTTATACTCTCAGAAAACAGAGAGGATATAAGGAAGGTGGTTCAGAACCTGGAGGTGCTCACCCATAACCTCAATCTGATAGCCCTTGAAAACAGGGAGGCTCTGAGGGGAGCCATACAAAACATAAACTCCCTTGCCTACAACCTTAACAGAACGCTCCCACAGACCATAGAGAGCATTGACAGGCTTGCAAGGAATCTTGATGCCATAGCCAGTGAGAACAGGCAGGACATAAGGGAAACAGTGGCAAACCTCAGAAGGCTAAGCGACGACCTAAAGATCACACTTCCAGAGCTCTCAAGGAATATGAACGAGCTTTCAAAGAACCTGAACGCCCTTGTGGTGGAAAACAGGCAGGACATAAGGAGCACCACTTCCAACCTCTCCGAGCTTACAGCATCTCTCAGAGAGAGCTCCGAAAGGCTAAACCGCATTATAGCTCATATAGAAAGGGGTGAGGGAACACTTGGAAAGCTCATAAAAGACGAGGAGCTTTACAGAAACGTAACCTCTGGAGTAAGAGTTCTTGGGAAAACTGGTGAAGTGGCGGAAAGGACAAACCTCCACATTGGCTTCAGGGGCGAGCTATACAGGGGCGGCGATTCTAAGGGTGTTCTGACTTTAAAGCTACAGCCAGACAATGAGAAGTATTACCTTTTAGAAGTGGTGGGAGACTCAAGGGGCAGGGTTTACAAGGAGGAAATACTTCCCAATCAGTGGATAGTAAAAAAGGAGTTCAAGCCAGAGGTTACACTTCAATATGCAAGGATATTTCCTCTCTTCGGCAGGGAGCTGGTTCTCAGGGGTGGTCTGAAGGAGTCCACTGGTGGTATAGGTGCCGACCTTGTGTATTCAGAAAGGCTCACCTTTACCTCAGACCTGTGGGACTTTGGAAGAAAAGACAGACCTCAGGACAAGGACCTGAAACCCAACCTTCAGGTGGGTGTAAACTACAGGGTAAGCGGCCCGCTGTATGTAAGGTTTGGGGGTGATGACCTACTAAATTCAAAGCTAAGAGGTGTTTTTGGTGGGGCTGGCCTTATGTTTACCGACAACGACCTCAAATACCTGCTTGGCGGTTTAAGACTTCCCTTGCCATGA